GAACTACAGAActctttgagcaggaggttggagtGCCTTTCCTCAAGAGATCACTCCCTTCCCAAGTATCTTCTAAATGTGTGATCTCGGCACTGCATGATGGTCTTGGACAGAGGCGGTTGTGGCTGGAGGCATTGTGAAGGTCAGTGTGGCAGCACATCAGTCAATGCTGGGAAGCTCAATAAAAGATGTGTCATGTACAACTGTGAACACAGAGGATGGGAAAAGAAGCGGCAAACCAGCAAGAGCACTCCTGGAACAGAAGTCTGCATGTCTTTGGTTCCCCTTGAGGATGTTTCCatctctgcctgtccccataTCTACCCAGATCCCTCTGCACTGACTCTCAACCACCTGCTGTGTCCTGGATCATGCAGTGTCCCGTCCATGCTTCTGAGGGCACAGTGTTGGAAGGGGATCTTGGGGATGCTATCAAGGTTGCTGTGGCTGGGTGCTTTGGGTGGGCATGTGACACTGTGGAGTAGTTTGTGGGCTGGTGTGTGTGGAAGGGCAGCAAAGGGCCAGCAAAGTCTGGTCCAGTGCACGGGGCTGAGGGAGCTCTCCTGTGCTGCCTCGGCAGAGCCATGAACCCAAGCTGCAAGTGGGTGACACAGGGAACATTGCAAAGGAGTTCTGCTCCCGTGGTGGAGGCAAGACAAGCCAAAAGTGCTCCAAGGAGCAGTGGAAGACggagagaagcagaaggaggaagaggagaggtgCAGGAATGTGGATAGGATAGAGGCAAGGCAGTCGTGGAGGTGCGGGAGGTTGGTCACCCTCTCCCCTATCGACGTATGGCCTCCCAAATGACTCTGACCTGGACCTTTGCCCTTGGGTAGCTTTGTTGTCATCATATACCCCACAACCCTGGGACTGCAGGCAGCCCATGGTGAATGGCCAGAATGGGCAGTGGACTCACTTTGCATCTCAACATCTTGTCGGCTGCAGAGTCCAGGATGTATGGAGGAGACAGGGATGGCAAAGTGGGACAAGCTGTTTTCAGAGCACATGATCATGTCCCCTCTCTGGGTGAGCCTCTTGCAGAGGGATGTGATGCCcgagggcaggcaggaggaagggagaCAGCTCCTACAGGTCACCCTGAGAGGTCCCATGTGGGAGCAGATGGGGATGACCCAGGGAGCCAATACTCCCACTTGTGGTACTAGATATAGGGGAATGATCAAGAAAATCCAGTGGTCAACATTGCAATGCAACACAGCTTTTATTGCAGTTCTGGAGAAAGAagggagctgggagaagagcaggacCATGGCCACTGCTTTCCTCTGTCTCCTGGCAGTGGGCAAAGAGACAGCGAGCATCAGCCATGCTGCAGGAGTAGGCACCAAGCACGGGGCTGTGACATCATGGGGCAGCGAGACTTGAAGGAATGATCATGCAGGACAAGAAGAAGGCAGAGCTGGGCCCCAAAGACATATCAGTTGTCCAGACTCCGGAGTCCAGAGATGCAGGTGGGAAATTGCTTCTTAGAGTGTGCTGGGAGTTTTTCTGCACCTCTCCATTATCTGTGACTTAGCAGGGCCCACAGTTGCCATTGAGGTACCTGTGGCCTCGGCGCCAGCCACCATATCCACAGCTCCCGAATGGTCCATAGCCTCCATAAAGCCCATAGCCCCCATATCCACAGCTCCCAAATAGCCCATAGCCCCCATAAAGCCCATAGCCCCCATAGCCTCCAAGGCCTCCAAAACCACCACGGCCTCCAAAAGTGCCGCCATAGCCCCCTCCAACACCAGGGGCTCCCGCCGAGCCAACAACGCTGTGCTgcgggaaggagctgaggatgggcCCAGGGTACGTGACCACCGCAGCCGGGGGCTGGATCACCACAGTGGAGTCGGGGCACTGCCGCACGCAGGGCTCGTTGGTGGTGTCAGCCAGTGGGGCCGGGGTGGCCACCCCACAGGAAGGGACGCacaggctggagcaggacatCCTTCGGTTCAGCAGGTGAAGCTGTAAGACAAGGCAGAGCTCAGGTTCAGTGCAAGGCTGATCCCAAATCCCTCCTGCCTCTCTTGCACTTGGAGCCTGTGGCCCAGAACATGCTCTGGATCATCTCAGGCAGTCAGAGCAAAAACACATTCCACAGATGAAATGCTGATGTTGACCCCTTGCTTCCCTCACGCTCCCTCGTCCTGACGCACccacaggagagaagaaaaactccCTCTTCCATCCAAAGCAGATAGAAAGTCAATGAGCACCTGAAGAACTTGAGGGCATGCTACCTACAGGTTTAAATTTCCATCCTTTCCATAGCTCTGAAACAGTGCCATCACACCCTCATTATGCACTGTGAAAGAGTAGTAGTGCTCACAACAAAAGATACCCCGGGAAAGCCACTgctgaggaaggaaagagggacATCAGACTTAGACTTACCACGATGATCAGGAGAGTCAAGTGGAAGAAGCTGGACAGAGGACAGTGAAGCCCTCAGCTCTTTTATACATGTCCCAGACTGCCTGGAGCATCAGCCAAGGGGTGGTGGCAGAAGCCCTACTGAATTATGAAATCAAGTTGACAAGCTTCATGACACTGATTTCATGTGATGTGAGATAATTATATGCCTCCTCATTGGGGACATTGGTGTATAAACGTGCCCTGGAGAAGAAAGAGGTAATGGGAGGGACAGCCCGTGACACATCACGACATGAAAGAGAAGGCACTGCTGTAGCTGACCTGCAGGCACCAATAAACTCTGACCTGTTTCTAATCTCCCACTTTGTTTATGTAGAAGGGTCCCAGGAATTTTGCAGAAGATTGCTCTGCCCAACCacagcacagacagcagcagcccagTCATGTGCCCAGGTACAGCGTGCCTGTGCCTTTGGGGACCGTGGCCACGTGCAGCCTGGTTTTCTGTGGGTGGTCAAGCAGCCTCTCCTGGCACAGTTTTTGCTGCCCAAATGAGTAATCAAGTCCCTCTGGAGAGGACTTGAGGAGGACCACCCTCACAGGCATGTGGCTGAAGGACCTCAGAGTATCTTGGTCTTGTTCCTGCCCTCCTGCTTCTTCATGGTCAGTTTCCCTCACACAGGTCCCCCGTGCCTGATCCCACTGCCCTTCCACCCCCAGTCCATGCCAGCACTTTTCATAGATGGCGATTTGTCCCACAAGGGACCCATCTCCTCTGTCCTTTGCATGGCCATGAAGTGAATCAGAGAGCTACAAATCAACATGTTATGTACTGGCAGCAAAATGTTCAAGGCTTAGGGATACCCCTTGCACCTGGTACTGAAATCTCCCCAGGCCTTGCTGGTGTGGGATGATGACTGGAATGTGGGAGCTGCCCAGAGTGGGTGGGATAGCTTCTTTCTTTGCCCAACCTCCAGGTGCCTCAGTTTAACAGCCTGTAAAAGAGATGTAATAGATGGCTGTGCACAGGATTGCAAAGGATTTCTGCAAAATGCTCAGGACGCTGGCATGTAGACAAAGTGGTGGGATTAGGGACAAAATGGGGTTTATTGGTGCTGCCAGGTCAGCTACAGCAGCACCTTGTCTTTCATGTCATGATGTGTCATGCTCTGTCCCTCCCTTCACCTTTATCCTTCAGGACACGTTTGCTTGTTGATATACCCAGTGAGGATGGATATAATTGCCTTGCATCACAATTTGTTTTATGAGGATTGTCTGCTTGATTTCATGATTTGATGGGACTTTGGCCACTGCCCATTAGCCAATGCCCCAGGCAGTCTGGGACATGTATAAAAGAGCTGAGGGCTTCACTGCCCTCTATCCAGCTTCCTTCACTTGACTCTCCTGATCAACCAGGTAAGTCCAGCTCTTGGAAGTCTCTTGGGGTATCTTTTGTTGTGAGCACTACTACTCTTTCATAGTGCATAATGAGGGTGTGATGGCACTGTTTCAGAGCTATGGAAAGGATGGAAATTTAAACCTGTAGGTAGCATGCCCTCAAGTTCTTCAGGTGCTCATTGACTTTCTATCTGCTTTGGATGGAAGAGagagtttttcttctctcctgtggGTGCGTCAGGACGAGGGAGCGTGAGGGAAGCAAGGGGTCAACATCAGCATTTCATCTGTGGAATGTGTTTTTGCTCTGACTGCCTGAGATGATCCAGAGCATGTTCTGGGCCACAGGTTCCAAGTGCAAGAGAGGCAGGAGGGATTTGGGATCAGCCTTGCACTGAACCTGAGCTCTGCCTTGTCTTACAGCTTCACCTGCTGAACCGAAGGatgtcctgctccagcctgtGCGTCCCTTCCTGTGGGGTGGCCACCCCGGCCCCACTGGCTGACACCACCAACGAGCCCTGCGTGCGGCAGTGCCCCGACTCCACTGTGGTGATCCAGCCCCCGGCTGCGGTGGTCACGTACCCTGGgcccatcctcagctccttcccgcAGCACAGCGTTGTTGGCTCGGCGGGAGCCCCTGGTGTTGGAGGGGGCTATGGCGGCACTTTTGGAGGCCGTGGTGGTTTTGGAGGCCTTGGAGGCTATGGGGGCTATGGGCTTTATGGGGGCTACGGGCTTTCTGGGGGCTATGGGCTTTACGGGGGCTATGGAGCCCTTGGGAGCTGTGGATATGGTGGCTGGCGTCGAGCCCACAGGTACCTCAATGGCAACTGTGGGCCCTGCTAAGCCCCAGATATCCATGGAGTTAAGCACCGCCTCTGCCCTGGGTCTTCACAAGGAGCAGAACAAAGCTCTAAGTCCCTCTTTAGGCTGTAGCAAAGCAGCTACTTGAACTTTATGGTGCTTGCTACTTTGCACAGAATAATCTTGCACATCTTCAGCTGGCAGCTTTACATTTTCTAGCACTACCTGCAAAAACCCCCTTCTAGCTGGGATGTAACAAAGCTGTACTCATCCTCCCACGTGAGTGTCCCCTGCTCTGTCCAGCTCTGAGGCTGCCAGCCTGCAACAGGAAGGGGGAATCTTTGTGGTAGAGCCCTTGGGACCCTTTGGGGTGGGTGGCCTCCTTCAGCCTCATTATTGTCATGTTTCCAATTCATTGTTTCTGTGTTATTTCCTGATGTCAATGTCTATTGCCTTTTCCTTCCTAATTAAAGAATCTGCATTgcatgaacatttttttttaatctcaatttGTTCCTCACTGTGGTTGGAACCATGTATAATTGAGTGATGATGCGAAATGTCGGATGTCAATTCATTTGCTAAAAACATTTGTGGAAGTTCTGAATTTCTCTTAGAAAAACTTTTCAAATGCAAGGTAGGGAAGTTAGTAGCAAATTATTAGCTTCATTACAAAAGACAGATTTCAAAGGTGAAATACCACTTTGTGGTTTGTGAGGTCTATAGAAGAATGAAAGCTGAACTAGTGGCTTATTTCTTTCCCATTCATACTCTGCACCCCGCTCCCACTAGTCAGTCATGATGCTTGGGGTGATGCACTGAGCATGCACTCTGCCATGTGGCTTCTGCATTTATGAGTGCCATCGTCTGTGGGCAGCCCTAGGGCATCCTTCCCCCATGAACTAAGGGAACTTTTGCACAATGTATTGGAGGGCTGTGCATGGTCTGCACATTTCTCCActctgctggctgcagccagATATTCATGTCTTGTTTTGGGATTGGAGCCAAGTGATGGAAAGATTCTCAGTCCTGAGATGGATATGACAAATTTGGAGCGGAGCTTTACCCAAACCCTTGCAGGAACTGCTGTTACACATGGCTACTGCCAGGGACTCAAGTTGGTTTTGGGGAATGTAAAAAATTCAGCGCATGTTTAATGAAATGGCATAGAAAAGGATTCCTGGGATTTTGTGACATTTgcaaataaagaagaaacataGAATACCTATGACCATGGATAAATACACTATAAATTCTATTGATAAGTAAAAGAAGAAGGGAATGATTATGTGGCAATGAAAACCAAAAGACATACTTTAGTACACAAAATTTATTTGGAAAGAGAAAGCTTTTCTACAATTCTGGAACAAAATTATACAGAATATAAAAACCATCTTTCCACGGGTTCAGTGAGGCTTCAGCTAATCACAGGATCAAAGTGATGCGGTctataaaaaatgtttttttgcctttgcagtTGCTGTGTGCAATTTCTAGCATCCTAAGTCACCTCTTTAAGCTCAGTGTCAGTAATATAACTGAAATAGGACAAAGCACAATGTAAGCAGATGACTAAACTGGAAAGCCAGAGGATAACAGATCTAAACTAAAGGCAGAATGAGAAAATGCACACATGAGCCTGCCTTTCACAGGTGCTGAGCGCTTGCAGCTCTCATTCTTTTCAGCTGGAGCCAGACAACACCCAGCACTTGGGCTGGTCAGCTCAACCCTCAATTTGCATCTTGAGTTTCCTTTGCTACTTCTTTAAAATACTCCGTGCACACTATGGCTGAGTTTAGTATGTCCACCGTTTCCCAGACCGGTATGAGTTACATGGATGTGTCCATTGGGAAGAATAGGTATAGGAGTATTTTGGGGCACACCGTGGCTCAGGTCTGGCAACCAACTGGGGGGCAATTTTCTCAACTGCTGCCTCCAGCCTCCCTGTCACCTCTGCTGGTAGAGGTGCTGCAGTGGGTGGCTctgccagggccaccttggAGGGCTCTGAGGCTCCCACAACGGTTTGCTGTGGGTAGGTGGTGAGGATGGGCCCTGGGAAGGTGACGACAACAGGTGGTGGGTATATAATCACCCGGGAGTCACCGCAGGCCACGACGCAGGGCTCGttgctgctggtggccaggggctggggacacttTGCCTCGCAGGGGCTGTTGCATGCCAGCTGGTCAGAAGCCATCGCCTGGCTGTGGTAGAGAGGTGCCTGCAATTTATTTGCAGAATtagaaaaaaccaccaccaccacacacgaaaccccaaaccaaactaaaaaaccccaccaaacaaacaaaaaccccaaaccccaccaaaacctgTGCACTTGGCTATTGAGATTTCTCAACTTAGCTATAAGAGATATTTAGACAGAAATAATTTGGATAAAGACAGCAGTGTAGTTCCTTTCTTTGTATCTGCCACCTTTTACTTAGTCTGCATCTATTTGTCCTTTCTATTTTGCTGCTTTAAGCTtgctctcttctgtttctgtgggaGCAAAATTCCTCCCCTTTCTTTGCATGCCACCTCCAACACAGACATCTGCTCTAAAGCCTCCCTGTTCTTTGTAATATTTCCTGGAGGCAAGTTTGAACTTGTTCACACGGCgtctcttttcctcccacaCATGGCTTCTCAGGGCAGTGCCCAGAGTCTGCATTTTACAGGTGGGCTGTAAGAGGGTAAGggataaaaaaaatctggattttcaATAGCTTTGGGTATTGAGTAATTTTTTTAGCAGTCTGCTTCATTTCCTGTATTATTTTCCTTGAAGATTTCTGTTATTATCAGGCAGTAAAATGTTCCactaaaatacaggaaaatgaaaggcTAAGAATAAACGGGGGGTTAAAAATACCAGTTTAATAACTAGGacacatcatttaaaaaatatatatatatgagaaaaTTGCAGTTTCAGCTTGGGTACAATGCATACTTAAcagtgtttatttctttctttagatGAAATCTTCAGATAAAAGCTAGTTCTCCATGGTATACCATCACACTAACATTTAAACTTGTAAAAGATATCTTATagtgatgaagaagaaaaaaattattttgctctcAGTGAAGTCCTGTGTGCTGCACTATACTAGAACTTCTCTCCTTGAGAGCATTTGGAAGACGAGGATGGGACATAGCAGCTTTGCAGCACTCCTCACAGTAAGTAAACATAAAATGCAGAATGTGCGTAATTTGGAACTAATCTAAAATCAGTAAACCTTATCTATGGAGAAGTGGTATACAGGATCCTAAAATATATAGCCAGCAACACTTTCTAATATATAAACTATTATATTGTCGAGCATAAAGTAAAAATATCCTGAAAGCTATTTTCTCCGCATTCAGAAGCCAAGTGCTGTTTTGCACCAGGTGGTAGCAGCACATTGGCACAGGGGAATGGGCAGGACAATGACCTCTCTGATTTATTTACTTGTCTCAACTGTActcagaggaaagcaaaagtaTCCTCAAATGCATCATTCttgggggggaagaaaaaaaaagcacatgcataacatttttccccaaataccCTTAGGTTAGAACATAGCTCTGACCTAAAAAGATGCTTAATttcctcagtgtaaaaacacattaaaatatgagcaaattaatatttttaattattagaaaggaaatgttatttctgCAGTTACATTAAGTAATAGTATCTAACTGCCACCTGGTGTATCTTCTTGTAACTCCAATTAAATTAGTTATGGAGGGACAGATTATGAACAATAGCAATGCTACACGTAACTAACTTCAAATAACAATTTTACTTCAGTAGTTACCTATGAAAtgcaccccccaccccacccacTGAATCCCCTAATCACTCCATGTGTGCAAAACCAATTCTAAAACATATTCTCAGAGCTCTTCTGAAAATTTCAGAACGAGGAGATTGAAATTCTGAACTCTCCCATAAAATTAGCAGCCCAAAGGAGTCTTGAAAAgaccttgttttatttttacatcttttatCCAGCATAGAAAACAATAGTAAGCATATTTCTATAGATGTCTCAGAGTTAGAATATTTATGCAGGATTTAGTCCCAATTTTACCAAAATTCAtgctaaaacaaaataaacctgaGGTTTTTATAGTTGTCAAATCAGACTTACTCAGCGTACCGGAGAGAACAAGTCAAAAGAAGTAGTGAGAAAAGCCTTACACAGAGAGAGTATTTATACCCTTTGTCAGATTGCCTGGAGGAGCTGAGACACCCTTTGTGTAAAGGGCTTTAATTACTCATGAAGCAAACTTTGTTGCATGTATTAGTCCTGTAGCTGCTGTAATTGTTTTGCTCACTGTTTATCATTATCTAAAGCTGAGTTAGGTAATAATACAAAACACAGCTTGTAACCTGCAAGTCCTTTTCATCTTGAAATTTCCTGGTTTTACTCCACTGATTTcattaagaatttaaaatgtactAAGAATTAGTAGACTTGTAGTGGCTCATCTTTGATAAAAACATGACTGCACAGGGAGTCTCAGAGATGTTGGTGGCACAGTGTGTCAGCACACatgagatttattttcctatttggAAATGCAAGCTAACAGCTAGTATTTGTCCCTGTGCCTAGATAAATCTCTAGAAACACAGGGCTTGTTCTTCATCTGATATGAAGTTAATGAAGTTTAGAGGTATATTCTTCCCTAAGACACAGGAATTATCTGTTGCAAAAACTTTAAAGAGCAAAGCTATCACAGAgttatcttttaaataaaaatgaagccaCCTCCAATTATTAAGTTTAAAATGAGGAGTTGattaaataaaagttttatgtattttattctgCATGAGGTCAGAGCAGTTTAAATCCACTAGGGCATTattactattaaaataaaataattttcatgtatGACATACTAACAGATGTTTGTGAACTACTTTGAAATCTTGTTTCTTGATGTCTCCAGAATATTCCTGATAAACTCCACAGCCCAGGGGATCTTTAGAGGTACctcttaaaataagaataattaaTGTCATAAATGCATCATATCATAAACAGCATGATGGTGGTGGTTTCAATCCATTTAAATGTACTTGGCATTTTAATGCATGAAGCTTCCCTGAAAGGGAAGAGTGGAGTGCACTGAACTGATTTCTGGGAAGAGGAGTTTGACAAGGTCATCCTGGTGGCCTCTGCCACCAGAGGGAGCCTCCGTGTTCATGGGATCCTCCCACTGTGCACAGGGGCAGAAGTATGTCCATTAGTACTGGCTGGGGTAGCGGTCAGCCTGTTGGCATGTGCCGTGGAattatagaatgtcctgaggtggaagggacccacaaggatcaccaagtccaatTCCTGCCCCcgcataggacaaccccaaaattcatgGCAGAGGTAGCCTCAGGTTTTCATGATTTGGTCCTAACAAGGTAGGATGAATGTTGTATATGTCAGAGGAGCTCACAATTCAGCTGAAAATAcggaatagattttttttttctctaagatTTCAATGTCTCTTGGTTCTAACTCTTTGGTAATTTCTAACTGGAAGACTTCTTTCCTCCAAGGAAGCATTCCAAAATTACTATTTCAAAATGTGTGTCAAAGCACATATAGTGAGTATGAAGTTCACCCCTACAAAAGGATTCTAGCTCAGCACTCTGGATTCTCCTTTCAGTTGATCTTTTGTGGCATTTGGGTGATCCTGCACAGAACTAGCAACTGAATCCTGGCTGTCATATTAAGATGCAGCCCCTTAACTGCAAGGTAATAAACCCTTCAAAATTCTTCTGTAATGCAGCAATAGCATACAGaatttcctttcccctcccccagTTTTTGTGTCATGCTCTAGAGTGACTAACAAAGGTAATAAAGGCAATAAAGGGCAAAGAGTAATGCAGACTGCATACACCACAATACAGAATGTTAATATTGTCAGCGCctattcattttaaattgttttagaaaattatACACTTGTGTAAGTCATGGACAGCATTATTAATGGCTCTTGCCTAGCTAAGATATAGTTTATGTGGTCAAACCAGTTATGTTTAACTTCAGAGTACAGAAATTTTGTTTGTGAAGCTGAGTCAGGAGCACTTGCTAATGAAGAAATTACCAAAGGAAAGTGCTTGGGGATGGATGCTCTGCTGATGAAGATCTGCAACATTTATTCTCTTCACTTCAAAGAAGGTCTGCTTGCTTACGTCATCTGAACACATATTATATCTGCAAGAATTCTGCCCACTAGGCAAATATGAACTGAAATATAGGACCAGATCAGTAGCAAGAGTTAATACTGTGTTGGTGTACAGAACCACGTTTTTACACTATCAGAAACTCTGgatttctgattttattcaAATTACAAGTGAAAgttgaataattaaaaatttgaGGCAGTGATTTACGGTCTAATTAGGACAATGCCAGAAATTACCTTGATATATCTCTTCTAGGGCCGTACTATTGCCCAACACTAGGCGTCACCTACAGCTATTATCATAATACAACCATTTGCATAAGCAACACATTAATAAGTGTTTGTGAAACATTTTCAGTCCTCAGAACATTCCCATGGTGTTTAATTATGCAGGGTGTTTCCAGAAACACCTCGTAAATCCTAAATTATGGCAGAAGAAGCATGATTTAACAAAACTCTacagctactgaaaaaaacaacaattcATGGACTGAGTATATGGTGGGGTGAAAGATGCTCTTCTCGAGGTGTATTTGCCACCTCAAGAGAacagatgtttttctgaaggCCTTTTGACGACATTTAGTGGGTAAAATGGGAAATTTTATTGCATGATGACCTCATGATGTGTGCAGTTGCTGGTTAGATCCTTGCTTTCCAGGCTTGTCAGGACCCCACGAGTACAGAGGGCTGGGGTTTCCTGGCTTTTCCATCTCTTCACCAACACATTTCTAAGACTTGGCAGActagcaaaaaaccccactgaatAGAGTAGAAGCAGCTAGAAGGGCACTTTTTAATCCCCTTCTAGCTGGGATTAAACTAGATtttgaataatgaaaaatgacaaagaacTGTCAACAAATGATCAGTTGGCATGATAAAGGAAATACATGTTGAATGAGcacagaaggaaagggaatgaagggagcaggacagaggagGACACCTCCCTCACCATGTGCTGACCAGAACTGTACTGAAACATATTGTAACAcaagaaaatcaaaatactgGCTTGTTCAGAACaggaaagcaaattaaatgatTTAAAGGATGTAAAATCTGCCTGGAATATACCTGTGTTGCATGTTCTCCCTGATCAcactgggggttttttgttgttgttaatccTGTTCCTTGGTGTGTAGGTAGAAGCCAGAGTCATGCAGAGGGGTTTACAAGACGCTGAGTTAACCCTGTAATATTTGGCCTCCACAGCTCCCTCTGGTTGTCCCAGATGACATTACACAACCTGCCTCACTTTCCCTTTAAgtcttgcattttt
This is a stretch of genomic DNA from Caloenas nicobarica isolate bCalNic1 chromosome 31, bCalNic1.hap1, whole genome shotgun sequence. It encodes these proteins:
- the LOC135999990 gene encoding claw keratin-like: MSCSSLCVPSCGVATPAPLADTTNEPCVRQCPDSTVVIQPPAAVVTYPGPILSSFPQHSVVGSAGAPGVGGGYGGTFGGRGGFGGLGGYGGYGLYGGYGLFGSCGYGGYGLYGGYGPFGSCGYGGWRRGHRYLNGNCGPC
- the LOC136000041 gene encoding claw keratin-like — translated: MSCSSLCVPSCGVATPAPLADTTNEPCVRQCPDSTVVIQPPAAVVTYPGPILSSFPQHSVVGSAGAPGVGGGYGGTFGGRGGFGGLGGYGGYGLYGGYGLSGGYGLYGGYGALGSCGYGGWRRAHRYLNGNCGPC